A single genomic interval of Primulina huaijiensis isolate GDHJ02 chromosome 7, ASM1229523v2, whole genome shotgun sequence harbors:
- the LOC140981712 gene encoding plastidal glycolate/glycerate translocator 1, chloroplastic-like, translating to MASISLFLSPFLVHRCTYNGVIPNQVRLASVKKARKVCSQVFSVGARKADDSYGEVAETLRPVNALGPDSRFLVFEAPKTHTKKRVAVKSSGSETGLTSGGVQTMVVKLLHLVVSLGIIVFMDKLLKKAFVDAAIKFPSALFGMFCIFTILIVLDAIIPKAATTLLEFFQPALLFIQRWLPLFYVPSLVVLPLAVKDIPAASGFKILLIVVGGWLASLSVAGFTAIAVRKLVRTEMIPTEPMPKPSPFSSLELWLWGGIFLVSFVSAFFYPTALGTNARTCLPFLLASTVLGYIVGSGLPTQVKTVFHPIICCTLSADLAAFAYGKLSNCGLKPVLGYYLTKASSNPGAGDLLMGFLGSVILSFAFSMFRQRKLVQRHASEIFTSVIISTLFSLYSTALIGRLVGLEPSLTVSILPRCITVALALSIVTFFEGPNPSLTAAVVVVTGLVGANFVQTTLDRLGFRDPIARGIATASSAHGLGTAALSAKEPEALPFCAIAYALTGIFGSVICSLPAVRQSLLAIIG from the exons ATGGCCTCCATTTCTCTGTTTCTTTCGCCTTTTCTTGTTCATCGTTGCACCTACAACGGTGTTATACCCAATCAAGTCCGTTTGGCTTCTGTCAAAAAAGCCAGAAAAGTCTGCTCACAAGTGTTTTCGGTTGGAGCTCGGAAAGCAGACGACAGTTATGGCGAAGTGGCTGAAACTCTGCGACCCGTTAATGCTCTTGGACCCGATTCGAGATTCTTGGTTTTTGAAGCTCCTAAAACACATACCAAGAAAAGGGTTGCTGTGAAATCCTCTGGATCAGAGACTGGTTTAACTTCTGGAGGAGTTCAGACAATG GTTGTAAAGCTGTTGCATTTGGTGGTTTCGTTGGGGATCATAGTATTCATGGATAAGCTATTGAAGAAGGCATTTGTGGATGCTGCCATTAAGTTCCCAAGTGCTCTATTTGGGATGTTCTGTATATTCACCATTTTGATTGTTCTTGATGCCATCATCCCCAAAGCAGCGACTACCCTGCTCGAATTTTTTCAGCCAGCGCTTCTGTTTATTCAACGGTGGCTCCCGTTGTTTTACGTGCCTTCTTTGGTGGTTCTGCCTCTTGCTGTCAAAGATATACCTGCTGCTTCTGGATTTAAAATCCTTCTCATTGTAG TTGGAGGTTGGCTGGCTTCACTGTCTGTGGCAGGTTTTACGGCTATAGCAGTAAGAAAATTGGTTAGGACAGAAATGATACCAACCGAACCAATGCCTAAGCCTTCTCCCTTTTCTTCACTCGAATTATGGCTTTGGGGCGGTATTTTCCTCGTATCATTCGTGTCAGCCTTTTTCTACCCCACTGCACTTGGAACCAATGCTAGAACATGCCTGCCATTTCTCCTCGCTTCTACTGTTTTAGGCTACATAGTCGGTTCCGG GCTACCGACTCAAGTGAAAACGGTTTTCCATCCCATTATTTGTTGTACGCTCTCAGCAGATTTAGCGGCATTTGCTTATGGAAAACTGTCAAATTGCGGGCTTAAACCTGTTCTTG GTTATTACCTTACTAAGGCTTCATCGAATCCTGGAGCTGGTGACCTTTTAATGGGATTTCTTGGATCTGTCATTCTCTCCTTCGCCTTCTCAATGTTCCGACAAAGAAAG ctGGTTCAGAGGCATGCATCAGAAATATTCACCTCAGTCATAATATCCACCTTGTTTTCTTTGTATTCCACGGCTCTCATAGGACGTCTAGTCGGCCTGGAACCGTCCTTAACCGTCTCAATCCTACCCAGATGCATTACTGTGGCACTTGCCCTCAGCATTGTGACTTTCTTTGAAG GTCCCAATCCATCTCTCACAGCTGCTGTAGTCGTAGTAACTGGACTTGTTGGCGCCAACTTTGTTCAGACAACTCTTGACCGATTAGGATTCCGCGACCCCATAGCACGAGGAATAGCAACCGCATCAAG TGCTCACGGATTGGGAACAGCTGCGTTGTCAGCTAAGGAACCCGAAGCTCTTCCATTTTGTGCAATTGCATATGCTCTCACTGGCATTTTTGGCTCTGTCATTTGCTCTCTTCCTGCCGTTAGGCAAAGCCTGCTAGCCATAATTGGCTGA